The Coregonus clupeaformis isolate EN_2021a chromosome 13, ASM2061545v1, whole genome shotgun sequence genome includes a region encoding these proteins:
- the LOC121579739 gene encoding CD166 antigen homolog isoform X2, whose protein sequence is MDSTGHFLLSLVTAATVLQVCSTVTVIGLYGATIEVPCNNGAAKPEDLIFTKWKYEMDDHTSGDLLVKQAHKEEAQIKAMDGYKDRVSIAANSSLMIQGGSLVDQRTFTCMVVYGSNLDEHPVDVLVHKKPLPPQIKDKAKELENGKLTSLGVCMAADANPAAEIVWSKNGKLLVADGKTIIITPSVKVDPSTGLSTTTSGLQYTAVKSDMEAKFTCTAKHSLETQMSAPETFTIHYPTEKLSLQVLAKAPIREGDNVTLKCKADGNPPPTSFNFSIKGQKVTVKDSDTFTLTAVTRDNTGDYKCSLVDDGKMEASEKILVSYLDLSLNPTGKVVKMVRETLVVKMEQNASGDAKVSWTKDNRKLDKEPRFEHVSYADAGFYVCEVSVAGIKRNQSFQLVVEGTPVIKKMTKQHSEDGRHKVLTCEAEGVPRPSVQWSVNGTNEESSYINGKATHKITVVPTGNLTITCIATNKLGDDFMAINVSSWAQDDSSDQAQLIVFIVVGLLVTAAVVGLAYWLYIKKSRQGTWKTGEKEAGTSEESKKLEEYNAKV, encoded by the exons TTTGTAGCACAGTAACTGTGATAGGCTTGTACGGAGCGACGATCGAAGTGCCATGCAATAATGGAGCTGCCAAGCCAGAGGATCTTATCTTCACTAAATGGAAATAT GAGATGGACGACCACACTTCCGGAGACCTCCTGGTCAAGCAGGCGCACAAGGAGGAGGCCCAGATCAAGGCCATGGATGGCTACAAGGACCGAGTGAGCATCGCGGCCAACTCCAGCCTCATGATCCAGGGGGGTTCCCTGGTGGACCAGAGGACCTTCACCTGCATGGTTGTGTACGGCTCCAACCTGGACGAGCACCCCGTCGACGTCTTGGTCCACA AGAAGCCGTTGCCACCGCAGATAAAAGACAAAGCCAAAGAGCTGGAGAACGGCAAACTGACATCG CTAGGCGTGTGTATGGCCGCAGATGCAAACCCCGCCGCCGAAATCGTGTGGTCCAAAAATGGCAAGCTGCTGGTGGCTGATGGAAAGA CCATCATCATTACGCCCAGTGTGAAGGTGGATCCGTCGACGGGCCTGTCCACTACCACGTCCGGTCTGCAGTACACAGCGGTGAAAAGCGACATGGAAGCCAAATTCACCTGCACCGCCAAACACAGCCTGGAAACACAGATGTCCGCTCCCGAGACCTTCACCATTCACT ATCCAACAGAGAAGTTGAGCCTCCAGGTGCTGGCGAAGGCTCCCATCAGAGAGGGCGACAACGTGACGTTGAAGTGCAAGGCGGACGGCAACCCTCCTCCAACCAGCTTCAACTTCAGCATCAAG GGCCAGAAAGTGACGGTGAAAGACTCCGACACCTTCACTCTGACTGCCGTTACGCGTGACAACACCGGAGACTACAAGTGCTCACTGGTCGACGACGGCAAAATGGAGGCCTCGGAAAAGATTCTTGTGAGCT ACTTGGATCTCAGTCTCAACCCAACAGGAAAGGTCGTTAAGATGGTCAGGGAAACCTTGGTGGTGAAAATGGAGCAGAACGCCTCCGGTGACGCTAAAGTGTCATGGACCaag GACAACAGAAAGCTGGACAAAGAGCCTAGGTTTGAACATGTGTCGTACGCTGATGCAGGGTTCTACGTTTGTGAGGTGTCCGTTGCAGGCATCAAGCGCAACCAGTCCTTCCAGCTGGTAGTAGAAG GCACACCAGTCATCAAGAAGATGACTAAGCAGCACAGCGAGGATGGCAGACACAAGGTTCTGACCTGCGAGGCAGAGGGCGTGCCCCGGCCCAGTGTCCAGTGGAGCGTCAACGGCACAAAT GAGGAGAGTTCCTATATCAATGGCAAGGCAACTCACAAGATCACGGTGGTGCCCACGGGAAACCTGACCATCACCTGCATCGCGACCAACAAGCTGGGAGATGACTTCATGGCCATCAACGTCTCCTCCT GGGCACAGGATGATAGTTCGGACCAGGCTCAACTGATTGTGTTCATTGTTGTTGGGCTCCTCGTAACCGCCGCTGTTGTGGGGCTGGCCTATTGGCTCTACATTAAGAAATCaag ACAAGGGACCTGGAAAACAGGAGAGAAGGAAGCCGGAACGTCCGAAGAGAGCAAGAAACTGGAGGAGTACAACGCTAAGGTGTAG
- the LOC121579739 gene encoding CD166 antigen homolog isoform X1 → MDSTGHFLLSLVTAATVLQVCSTVTVIGLYGATIEVPCNNGAAKPEDLIFTKWKYEMDDHTSGDLLVKQAHKEEAQIKAMDGYKDRVSIAANSSLMIQGGSLVDQRTFTCMVVYGSNLDEHPVDVLVHKKPLPPQIKDKAKELENGKLTSLGVCMAADANPAAEIVWSKNGKLLVADGKTIIITPSVKVDPSTGLSTTTSGLQYTAVKSDMEAKFTCTAKHSLETQMSAPETFTIHYPTEKLSLQVLAKAPIREGDNVTLKCKADGNPPPTSFNFSIKGQKVTVKDSDTFTLTAVTRDNTGDYKCSLVDDGKMEASEKILVSYLDLSLNPTGKVVKMVRETLVVKMEQNASGDAKVSWTKDNRKLDKEPRFEHVSYADAGFYVCEVSVAGIKRNQSFQLVVEGTPVIKKMTKQHSEDGRHKVLTCEAEGVPRPSVQWSVNGTNEESSYINGKATHKITVVPTGNLTITCIATNKLGDDFMAINVSSLIKEERMPGKGAQDDSSDQAQLIVFIVVGLLVTAAVVGLAYWLYIKKSRQGTWKTGEKEAGTSEESKKLEEYNAKV, encoded by the exons TTTGTAGCACAGTAACTGTGATAGGCTTGTACGGAGCGACGATCGAAGTGCCATGCAATAATGGAGCTGCCAAGCCAGAGGATCTTATCTTCACTAAATGGAAATAT GAGATGGACGACCACACTTCCGGAGACCTCCTGGTCAAGCAGGCGCACAAGGAGGAGGCCCAGATCAAGGCCATGGATGGCTACAAGGACCGAGTGAGCATCGCGGCCAACTCCAGCCTCATGATCCAGGGGGGTTCCCTGGTGGACCAGAGGACCTTCACCTGCATGGTTGTGTACGGCTCCAACCTGGACGAGCACCCCGTCGACGTCTTGGTCCACA AGAAGCCGTTGCCACCGCAGATAAAAGACAAAGCCAAAGAGCTGGAGAACGGCAAACTGACATCG CTAGGCGTGTGTATGGCCGCAGATGCAAACCCCGCCGCCGAAATCGTGTGGTCCAAAAATGGCAAGCTGCTGGTGGCTGATGGAAAGA CCATCATCATTACGCCCAGTGTGAAGGTGGATCCGTCGACGGGCCTGTCCACTACCACGTCCGGTCTGCAGTACACAGCGGTGAAAAGCGACATGGAAGCCAAATTCACCTGCACCGCCAAACACAGCCTGGAAACACAGATGTCCGCTCCCGAGACCTTCACCATTCACT ATCCAACAGAGAAGTTGAGCCTCCAGGTGCTGGCGAAGGCTCCCATCAGAGAGGGCGACAACGTGACGTTGAAGTGCAAGGCGGACGGCAACCCTCCTCCAACCAGCTTCAACTTCAGCATCAAG GGCCAGAAAGTGACGGTGAAAGACTCCGACACCTTCACTCTGACTGCCGTTACGCGTGACAACACCGGAGACTACAAGTGCTCACTGGTCGACGACGGCAAAATGGAGGCCTCGGAAAAGATTCTTGTGAGCT ACTTGGATCTCAGTCTCAACCCAACAGGAAAGGTCGTTAAGATGGTCAGGGAAACCTTGGTGGTGAAAATGGAGCAGAACGCCTCCGGTGACGCTAAAGTGTCATGGACCaag GACAACAGAAAGCTGGACAAAGAGCCTAGGTTTGAACATGTGTCGTACGCTGATGCAGGGTTCTACGTTTGTGAGGTGTCCGTTGCAGGCATCAAGCGCAACCAGTCCTTCCAGCTGGTAGTAGAAG GCACACCAGTCATCAAGAAGATGACTAAGCAGCACAGCGAGGATGGCAGACACAAGGTTCTGACCTGCGAGGCAGAGGGCGTGCCCCGGCCCAGTGTCCAGTGGAGCGTCAACGGCACAAAT GAGGAGAGTTCCTATATCAATGGCAAGGCAACTCACAAGATCACGGTGGTGCCCACGGGAAACCTGACCATCACCTGCATCGCGACCAACAAGCTGGGAGATGACTTCATGGCCATCAACGTCTCCTCCT tAATTAAGGAGGAAAGAATGCCAGGAAAAG GGGCACAGGATGATAGTTCGGACCAGGCTCAACTGATTGTGTTCATTGTTGTTGGGCTCCTCGTAACCGCCGCTGTTGTGGGGCTGGCCTATTGGCTCTACATTAAGAAATCaag ACAAGGGACCTGGAAAACAGGAGAGAAGGAAGCCGGAACGTCCGAAGAGAGCAAGAAACTGGAGGAGTACAACGCTAAGGTGTAG